From a single Glycine soja cultivar W05 chromosome 19, ASM419377v2, whole genome shotgun sequence genomic region:
- the LOC114399613 gene encoding probably inactive receptor-like protein kinase At2g46850, giving the protein MVIYYSILVYLLLLHLTHSLFFLRYNTMSPIIVLLSFLLLLLCFPFSCSLQHHQSPFLPNSCNNVTCGDLHVPFPFHVNTSCDSISSAFHLSCSNSSALLLRIGPVSYTVLEFFPDGVLVDFPGSSSCRQYYDLNSFGRNFAGKDYFGLSVDNVIGLYDCEDSSLCKADCETIDLPGCDGKGGGSLACCYPLSDHTIWHVGDGFSVFSQFGCRGVSSWAVLRGSTWGKRGVKLEWALPRNSSSEVCATNANIANSTAVQGGVRCVCQNGYVGDGFANGTGCLQACIKDGKEAYGSDCYIKRHDQRKFVMIAGIIGPVLIVASLVALFYLLKRPTKPGMFYTEQAYYQNITIPKACKTRLFSFHELEEATKGFEEGQKLMHDNNGTIFAGVLGDESHIAVHKLQCQKNDLIQVLSQIEVLSSIVHRNMARILGCCIESGNTLVVYEYPSNGTLEEHLHQSKGQQLRLDWYRRLTIAAETASVLAFLHYENNPPILHHNLKSACIFLDDDYSVKIAGFGLINSNFYYGSHLHKNYEAFDICKNDVYDMGVLLLEIISGSNQLDSPTLALQHVRAGKFEEILDPFLCYDEQPHYRQEQMQIIADLATRCLLFGVDGRLGMIDVVRELVHMTKESLDGGIMKGPALEETFSNSSLLQMISMSPDSMSVP; this is encoded by the exons ATGGTTATATACTACTCCATTTTGGTCTATTTATTACTACTTCACTTGACTCACTCCCTCTTCTTCCTTAGATACAATACAATGTCACCTATCATTGTCctcctctcttttcttcttcttcttctgtgcTTCCCTTTTTCTTGTTCCCTCCAACACCATCAATCCCCTTTCCTTCCAAACTCCTGCAATAATGTAACATGCGGGGACCTCCATGTTCCCTTTCCTTTCCATGTCAACACTTCATGTGACTCAATTTCCAGCGCCTTCCATCTCTCGTGCTCAAATTCCTCTGCCCTTTTACTCAGAATTGGCCCAGTGAGCTACACAGTCTTGGAATTCTTCCCAGATGGTGTGCTGGTCGACTTTCCAGGCTCATCATCCTGTAGACAGTACTATGACTTGAACTCTTTTGGCAGAAATTTTGCAGGGAAGGACTACTTTGGCTTGTCGGTTGATAATGTTATTGGGCTCTATGACTGTGAGGATTCTTCTCTGTGCAAAGCAGATTGTGAAACCATTGACTTGCCTGGTTGTGATGGAAAGGGTGGAGGCTCCCTTGCCTGCTGCTATCCACTCTCTGACCATACCATATGGCATGTTGGAGATGGCTTTTCGGTGTTTTCTCAGTTTGGATGCAGAGGGGTTTCTAGTTGGGCTGTTCTGAGAGGCTCCACTTGGGGAAAACGAGGCGTCAAGTTGGAATGGGCACTTCCCAGGAACTCCTCTTCTGAAGTTTGTGCTACGAATGCTAACATTGCCAATTCTACAGCAGTTCAAGGAGGCGTCAGATGTGTCTGCCAAAATGGATATGTTGGTGATGGTTTTGCTAATGGAACTGGATGTTTGCAGG CCTGCATAAAGGATGGAAAGGAAGCATATGGAAGTGACTGCTACATCAAAAGGCATGATCAGAGGAAATTTGTTATGATCGCCG GAATCATTGGCCCAGTTCTCATTGTTGCTTCCCTGGTTGCActattttatcttcttaaaAGGCCAACAAAACCAGGGATGTTTTACACAGAGCAGGCTTACTATCAAAACATTACAATCCCCAAAGCTTGTAAAACTCGATTATTCAGCTTCCATGAGCTAGAGGAAGCCACTAAAGGTTTTGAAGAGGGTCAGAAACTAATGCATGACAATAATGGGACAATTTTCGCTGGAGTTTTAGGGGATGAATCTCACATAGCTGTCCACAAGTTACAGTGCCAGAAGAATGACTTGATACAAGTCCTGTCACAAATCGAGGTTCTATCTTCTATTGTGCATAGAAACATGGCTCGCATTCTTGGATGCTGTATTGAATCTGGCAACACTCTAGTAGTTTATGAGTATCCTTCCAATGGTACCTTGGAGGAACATTTACATCAAAGCAAAGGACAACAACTTCGTTTAGATTGGTATAGGAGATTGACTATTGCTGCAGAAACAGCTAGTGTTCTTGCATTCTTACACTACGAGAACAATCCTCCCATACTTCACCATAACCTTAAATCTGCCTGCATCTTCCTAGATGATGACTATTCTGTCAAGATTGCAGGATTTGGTCTGATCAACTCCAATTTTTACTATGGTTCTCACTTACACAAGAACTATGAAGCATTTGACATCTGCAAAAATGATGTTTACGATATGGGTGTGTTGCTTCTTGAGATTATCTCAGGCTCAAATCAGTTGGATTCACCAACTTTGGCTTTACAGCATGTAAGGGCTggaaaatttgaagaaattttggACCCATTTCTTTGCTATGATGAGCAACCACATTACCGCCAAGAGCAAATGCAAATAATTGCAGATCTAGCTACAAGGTGCCTGTTATTTGGGGTAGATGGAAGGCTAGGAATGATAGATGTTGTGAGGGAGTTAGTACACATGACTAAAGA
- the LOC114398419 gene encoding protein LHY-like isoform X3, with amino-acid sequence MDADSSGEEVLIKTRKPYTITKQRERWTEEEHNRFLEALKLYGRAWQRIEEHIGTKTAVQIRSHAQKFFTKLEKEAFVKGVPIGQALDIDIPPPRPKRKPNNPYPRKTNVGGAPTLHSGARHGKPLISIVSSLGKQALGLEKEPLPEKHDVDLRPSTVKENKDQSCSKVFTILQEAPCSSVSSANKNSTSILVPLRNSCALRKFIPSVKDVITQDETNDSFVTDDLENQKLEIDDGKHTQKSNGTCKVSKSENSGASELVQTEKTDGLNCALTIEGVQGNQNYPRHVPVHVVDGNLGTSTQNPSPDMVFQDSIFQPKGGVNGQPNLVTISATSNISESQNNTARSSIHQSFPPCPTFTQDDYHSFLQVSSTFSSLIVSTLLQNPAAHAAASFAATFWPYANAETSADSPMCTPDFPSRQIGSPPSVTAIAAATVAAATAWWAAHGLLPLCAPLHTAFACPPASAIAVPLMNIDESPQKTEQEEIKPQNSSLQDQILDPEHSEAQHSAPKSPAVFSSKSEERGDANLNTSPKATNHETNQVISENPDSNKMKGRKPVDRSSCGSNTTSSSEETELLLKDEKEKEEPKTPDANILDTELSNRRSRSINNLTDSWKEVSEEGRLAFQALFSREVLPQSFSPTHDLINEDNQIDSIKDNDQNTDYKDEDLESKKCSSNSDGVQKNLLFVKDNNEEEGLLIIGLGPGKLKTRPTGFKPYKRCSVEANENRIGTACNQGEEKGPKRIRLNGEAST; translated from the exons TTGGAGAAAGAGGCCTTTGTAAAGGGTGTTCCAATAGGACAAGCTCTTGATATAGACATCCCCCCTCCACGGCcaaaaagaaaaccaaacaaTCCTTATCCCCGGAAGACCAATGTTGGTGGTGCCCCAACATTACATAGCGGAGCAAGGCATGGAAAGCCTCTCATTTCAATTGTATCTTCACTTGGTAAACAAGCATTGGGCTTGGAGAAAGAACCCCTTCCAGag AAGCATGATGTCGACCTAAGGCCATCAACCGTAAAAGAAAATAAGGACCAAAGCTGCTCAAAAGTATTTACCATTCTCCAAGAGGCACCCTGTTCATCTGTATCTTCCGCCAACAAGAATTCAACATCAATATTAGTGCCGCTGAGAAATTCATGTGCCCTAAGGAAGTTTATACCTTCGGTGAAAGATGTGATAACTCAAGATGAAACCAACGACTCTTTTGTTACTGATGATCTTGAAAATCAGAAGTTGGAGATAGATGATGGCAAGCACACTCAAAAGTCTAATGGCACTTGTAAAGTCTCTAAGTCGGAGAATTCTGGTGCTTCAGAATTGGTTCAAACTGAGAAAACAGATGGTCTTAATTGTGCATTAACAATTGAAGGGGTGCAAGGCAATCAGAATTACCCAAGACATGTCCCTGTGCACGTTGTTGATGGGAACCTTGGAACTAGTACTCAAAATCCATCCCCAGATATGGTGTTTCAAGACTCCATATTTCAGCCGAAAGGAGGGGTTAATGGGCAACCTAACCTTGTCACCATTTCTGCTACATCAAACATAAGTGAAAGTCAAAACAACACTGCACGGTCCTCTATTCATCAATCATTTCCTCCTTGTCCTACCTTCACACAGGATGATTATCATTCATTTCTTCAGGTGTCCTCCACATTTTCAAGTCTTATTGTCTCTACCTTGCTACAAAACCCTGCAGCCCATGCTGCAGCAAGTTTTGCTGCTACATTTTGGCCCTATGCAAATGCAGAAACTTCCGCAGATTCTCCCATGTGCACTCCAGATTTTCCATCAAGACAAATTGGCTCGCCTCCAAGTGTGACAGCTATTGCAGCTGCTACAGTAGCTGCCGCAACCGCATGGTGGGCTGCCCATGGACTGCTTCCTTTGTGTGCTCCGCTCCATACAGCTTTTGCCTGTCCTCCTGCATCAGCGATTGCAGTTCCATTAATGAATATTGATGAATCACCACAAAAAACAGAACAAGAAGAGATTAAACCACAAAATTCTTCTCTGCAAGATCAGATACTGGATCCAGAACACTCAGAAGCTCAACATTCAGCTCCTAAGTCCCCAGCTGTTTTTTCATCCAAATCTGAGGAGAGGGGAGATGCCAATTTAAATACTTCACCAAAGGCTACTAATCATGAGACGAATCAGGTCATTTCTGAGAACCCCGATTCCAACAAAATGAAGGGCAGAAAACCTGTAGACCGTTCCTCATGTGGTTCCAACACAACCTCTAGCAGTGAAGAGACCGAGTTACTACTGAAGgatgagaaagaaaaggaagagccCAAAACACCTGATGCAAACATTTTAGATACCGAGCTTAGTAATCGTCGTAGTAGAAGCATTAACAACCTTACTGATTCTTGGAAGGAGGTCTCTGAAGAG GGGCGTCTTGCCTTTCAGGCTCTATTCTCCAGAGAGGTGTTGCCACAAAGCTTTTCACCTACTCATGATTTGATAAATGAGGATAATCAGATAGACAGCATCAAGGATAACGACCAAAACACAGACTACAAAGATGAAGACCTTGAAAGCAAGAAATGCAGTTCTAATAGTGATGGGGTGCAGAAAAATCTGCTATTTGTCAAAGATAACAATGAGGAGGAGGGACTGCTAATCATAGGTCTTGGACCAGGAAAGCTAAAGACTCGTCCAACAGGGTTTAAACCTTACAAAAGATGTTCGGTAGAGGCCAATGAAAACAGGATCGGAACAGCCTGCAACCAAGGTGAAGAAAAAGGTCCTAAGAGAATACGCTTGAATGGGGAGGCTTCAACTTGA